The following are encoded together in the Microtus pennsylvanicus isolate mMicPen1 chromosome 8, mMicPen1.hap1, whole genome shotgun sequence genome:
- the Gkn2 gene encoding gastrokine-2 — protein MDKSPIIDLIGDSFGLRKHCPSVAKVAFLVVLSVFAIQSQAEEVFNIIVPGTNGSNVQETVSIDNEKNTATVNIHAGSCSSTTIFDYKHGYIASRVLSRRACYILKMDHKAIPALDKLQRYIYETQTMRVMDSTEYTWVKYNPLKSLLMKADWFLFGSPIEHLCKHVPLYKGEVVTKLPEEVATGACSKVGLLGLLGFSFCAGTHD, from the exons ATGGACAAGTCCCCTATCATTGACCTTATTGGGGACTCTTTTGGTCTCAGAAAACACTGTCCCTCTGTGGCAAAG GTGGCATTTCTGGTGGTACTGTCCGTCTTTGCAATTCAGTCTCAGGCAGAAGAG GTTTTTAACATCATCGTCCCAGGCACCAATGGCAGCAACGTCCAGGAGACAGTGAGCATCGACAACGAGAAGAACACTGCCACCGTCAACATCCATGCAGGGTCCTGCTCTTCCACCACCATTTTTGACTATAAGCAT GGTTACATAGCATCCAGAGTGCTCTCCCGAAGAGCCTGCTACATCCTCAAGATGGACCACAAAGCCATCCCGGCTCTGGACAAACTCCAGCGGTACATCTACGAGACGCAG ACAATGAGAGTCATGGACTCCACAGAGTACACCTGGGTCAAGTACAACCCTTTGAAGTCTCTGCTCATGAAGGCGGATTGGTTCCTGTTTGGGTCGCCTATTGAACATTTGTGCAAGCATGTCCCCCTGTATAAGGGAGAGGTGGTTACAAAGTTGCCCG AAGAGGTAGCCACTGGAGCCTGTTCAAAGGTCGGCCTTCTGGGGCTCCTGGGCTTCTCCTTCTGCGCGGGAACTCACGACTAA